The Zea mays cultivar B73 chromosome 7, Zm-B73-REFERENCE-NAM-5.0, whole genome shotgun sequence DNA segment CGCTCAAACAGTAAAGCCTCAAATCTAGATTAGAGGGCAGCacactacggtgtagtatatttgaggcacttgagaggATGCCCTATAATTTTTTGACCAAATTTTATGAAATGAGACACTATTGGAGTAGTTTTTCCTACGTAGAGCCTCATATTTTAATTTGAGGCACCGGTTTGAagtattgttggagatgctcttagtgcATTGAGAGTAGCTAGTGTGTATCGGTTCTCATTAGCCTTGATTAAGTTAAGTGAGAGAATGTTCTTGTTACTCTTTGTGATCAAAATCACATAGATGGTTTGGTAGCAATCGAGAGTTTGATGACCACTCGAAGAGCTTGTGGGTGATCCAACTCAAATGTCTACATGGTTGTGAGCGGTTCATCATATTGGAATGGTGAATAAACCATCTCATAGGGAGGGAGCACTTGGTCCAGAAGGGAGAGTGACGCCCTTGCGTTGATGGTCCAACAAGGACTGATAGGGAATGTCCATTCTTCGATACCTCGGTAAAACATCGAGGCGTTCCTAACCCTttctttatattaagcatttatatTTGAGGCATCTCTTTCAATTATTTACATTACTATAATTGTCATACTAGTATAGAATTGGTACGTAGGACGCAAAGTTTTTTTATCACTCTGCTAGGTATAAAGGGTAAAGTTAGGCTAACTATAGGTTTTAGTTTATGCAAGACAATTTAGACAAGTCCAATCCTCTTCTCTTGGACATCATTTTTTATCACTCTGCTAGGTATAAAGGGTGAAGTTAGGCTAACTATAGGTTTTAGTTTATGCAAGACAATTTAGACAAGTCCAATCCTCTTCTCTTGGACATCCTAGTCTTTTCGATGGACACTATGCTCTTAACTTTACTTATGGACTAAGTACCTATTCATCTTATATGAAAGTAATGAATCCACATAAGGTATCTCTTAATTATCACTGCACTAACCTTATATGGCTTGTTTGGATCGCTGCCTAACTTGCCCCACTTTgtttaacttttctgcctaagattAGTTAttaaattcgaacgactaaccttatgcAAAGTGCGATACGGTTAGTCATAAACCAAAAATGCCATAAGACTTTTAGAGGGGGACATGCATATGGCCCCGTGTGCTGGATACTGCCAAACGGATGGACGGAAGTGGAGCGTGTGCATGTAAAAGCTAAAATGCCAAAACCATGTTAACTCATCCTGGAGAAAATTAACAGCCACGCATTATTTCCAGCACTGGCATGTTTGACTATCTTTAGATAGACTCGTGTGCATCCTCCATCCAGTTTCCCATAACCGTCTTCTCCTTAAATAGCCAAAAGATGAGGACAGGTAGCCTCTTCCTGCGCCCATGCATGGTTGAATAATATTAGATGCTCAAATGGCTCTTGACCCTCCAAACAATTTGGCATAAGATACATCTCCCCTTCTCACCCAACCCTCCAAGCAACATTGACCGCAAAGGGCCATCCGCTGCGGTCAGTGTAGGTTTCTGAATCATAGCTTGGCGATGCCTGAGGCTAGACAAATACTGAGCTAGCCttcagaaaaaaaagaaaagaaagagattGAGAAGCAGGGAGAAAAAATGGCACTGGCCCATTGAGGAAGCTTGAGAACCAGTTAACAAGAATTGCCAACATATTCTTGGACAATCTTGTTAACAGAGTTTTAAGGTTTCCCAGCAGAGTAAGCATTCCAATGTGTCATTTTCAGTCCAATTCTATACATACTTGCAACATCTAATAGGAATGTAAaccattcttttcttttctttttggtcAATCGTATAGTTTCACTGTATTTTTTTTCGGTTGATCTGATCAGCATTTTTCGAGTCCAGGAAGAGCGCGTGCAACCACCACATTCATATAATTAATAAGCAAGGTTTAGAGAAGAGGCAACATGGGCACAAAGATGAAGAAGGGGATCCTGAAGCCGTTCCGCTATATCTCAACCATCATGGGTATATATATGCCCAATTAAGCACACTAACTTTCTTCACTGACCTCGAATTGATTTTTTTCACAGCATGGGTGTGACATTGACCTCATCGTTTCTTTTTCATACTGAACTGCGACCACAAGATGGTAAGGAGGCTGAAATGCAAATTGGGTTCCCGACGGATGTAAAACACGTGGCACATATTGGTTGGGATGGTCCTGGCTCCacgaacaacaacaacaataacaaCAGCAACAACAATAGTGGCGGAGCACCTAGCTGGGTAAGCTGGCAACATTGTTTGACATTGGCATTGAGCAAAAGAAAAATGTTACATATATGCAAACAATCTTTATGCATGCATGTGTTCTACTTGatttttaacaatgtcttccttgTCGACATGAAGACAATTCATAATAGTTATGTCCATGCATGTAGCATATATTATGTAAAAAAAAATCCATCGTAATGTAGTGGATATTGTAGCATGACGAGAAAAGGTTGGTTTTGACAGATGAAGGATTACCACTCGGCACCGCTTGACTCGTCCTCTTTTAGGAGTGAGAGTGGGGGCACGGCTGCTGCAAATCCCTGGGCTTCTCAAGGTTGTCTTCGCCACTCACAAATATATACAGCTCTTGCTGGTCTTCGATCTTCATCCTCCTCTTGTTGCAAACCTATTAATCAATGTGGAAGTTACATTTATGCTAGCAATGATGTCGCCTTGAATAAAAATACTATGAGATCATTAATGCTTTTATTGTGTGCACAAACACATGGACACCCTCGTCTATGCCTGATGACAGAGATAGTCATGGATGGAGCAAGCGTCGGAGAAACCTCCTTCAGGGACACGAAAAGCGAGGCAGGCGTCGACGTCGGCGGGGGCGACTCCCCACCGTCCCCCGCCACCCGCCGGTCGAGACGGCACCGCTCTCGGGGCTCCGGCACCTCATCCATGGACGCCACCGGCGGCGAGGGCGAGGAGAAGACTAAGGAGAAGAGCAAGAAGGGCACCCGAAAGAACCGCAAGAAGCAGGACAAGTCGGCCGGCGACGACGCCTCGGGCACATGCCAGGACCTCCCCGCCGTTCCCAAGAAGTCCAACCGCCGGAAAAACAAGGGAAGCTCCGAGGGGAGCGGTAGCGCCGCGGCCAAGGACACCACCGCGGCCGCGCCGGAGGAGGTggcggcgtcggcgtcggcgacCGCACCCGCCGTGGACGACGACTAGGGATATATAATCCAAGTTGCTGCGGCCTCGTATAAGAACTTTTGGAGATGAAATTAACATGCCGAAAGGTACTTAATCATATGGTATTCAGAAGGGCACGTGCAATGGGGAGTTCAAGGTCACGTACATTAGCATTCTCAGGAGTGGGTGTGCACGCACAAATGCCATTTTTTTCTCTCTGTTTCTTTCTCTAATATTGATCCGCTTTTTTGTGGACATGTTATCTCGTTCAAGATTTcgtatataaactaatactttgggCGGGATATATAAATCTGTCTCACTCATTTATATCATATGTATTATATATGCGTTTTTGTTATGCAATATATATATGCAGCTCAATGCGTGTTTTCAGAGCGTATGTGCACATATCTCTCTTGTGTAAACTGGTTCAATCGATTCATACTTGTCACGTACTAGAATTTGAATGTGACCGTCATATAATTAAACTATTgaaaattatttagaaaataTCGATTTGGCACCTAGACCGACGGACGGTCTGGCCGTGTGGCTCGAGTAGTCCGCGTCCTGAATGATCCGCGTGATAGGTAAGACGGCCTGCGATTAGATTAATTCAGA contains these protein-coding regions:
- the LOC100285272 gene encoding CRIB domain-containing protein RIC7 gives rise to the protein MGTKMKKGILKPFRYISTIMDGKEAEMQIGFPTDVKHVAHIGWDGPGSTNNNNNNNSNNNSGGAPSWMKDYHSAPLDSSSFRSESGGTAAANPWASQEIVMDGASVGETSFRDTKSEAGVDVGGGDSPPSPATRRSRRHRSRGSGTSSMDATGGEGEEKTKEKSKKGTRKNRKKQDKSAGDDASGTCQDLPAVPKKSNRRKNKGSSEGSGSAAAKDTTAAAPEEVAASASATAPAVDDD